GTCGCTATGGCACAAAACGAAACCGTACCTCAGTCGGGTATGAATAGTCAGCCGGTGATGGAACATAGCGGTATGAAGCAGGGGAAGGGGCATCACCGCAGTTTTATGGCGAATTTGACGCCTGAACAGCAAGCAACCAGCCAGAAAATATTCAATGAGTTTCAGACTAAAAGTGCTGACTTGCGTCAGAAAATGATGTCTAAAAACTACGAGTATAAAGCGCTGTTAACCAGCAAGCCGCTGGATGAGCAGAAGGTTCAGGCGGTAAGTAAAGAAATCGATGAGTTGCGTAATGTCCTTCACCAGAACCGCGTTGTCATGGATATTGAAATGGCTAAAGCCGGACTACCAATGACAGGTCGCCACATGGGAATGGGTGACGATATGGGTGGCAAAGGTATGCATGGTGGTAGAGGTTGTCGCTAATTATTGTTGTTTGATGGGCATGGTTTAGGACTGAAAATGCCGCGATGAATTTTACCCTAGCCGTTGGACACCCAACAAGATAAGGGAGCCGTGCATTATTCTGGATTCTTGTTCACAATTAGAGAGATGACAGCAGAGCGAATTATTCGCTCTGCTGTTAATGGGGGATTTCTTGGTCAGTATTTAACGGTTATTGATACTAAACTGATGAACAGTTTCACCGTTAATATCTAAAAAGGCATCGCGCAATATGTGTTGAGAATTTAATTGTTCAAATTTACGGTAATAAAGCGCTTCAAGTTCTGCCTGAGTGAGGTCTTGTTTAAACCCACTTTCTAAATTGGTTTGCCAGAACACCTCTCCCGAATTGTTCCGGTAGTGACCCCTTAGCATTCCTTTCCACTGTGTGCCTAAACGGGAAGAGAGTAAACTTCCTGTGTTATGGGATAAGGGACTAAAATCAGAACGTTTTCCTTTGGCGAAAAATATTAAATTATTGCACTGAGGACACTGATAGATTTCCCGACAATATTCAGATAAGCAGTGGGCATTTTTCTCCCATGCCTGAGCGGGTTCCAGTGTATCTAACAGATCCCAATAATCCTGATCGGCAATATAGTGAGCCATGTTGCTCATGTAGTCAGCGCTATCAGAAATGGTATAGCCACAAAGACAATCAAATTTTGCCATAGTCGTTGTCTAATCACCCATTCAACTGCGACAACCGATTAAGATGGTCAAACGACGCGGTGATCGTTTCATCATTATTGCGAATCGCGGTAAGTTGGGCACCGTCTTCTGTGATTTGATAACCCTTTTGCTTTAAATAGCTGATTAAAGTACGACGATGGTTAATATCGTAAAGGGCGATCATTCGGGGAAAAGTACTTATTACATCAAGATGACTGTTGTGATAATCCAGATCGATATCTTTAGATTTGATCGTGACACACATGATACCGCGCCCGTAATCCGCCAGATAATAACCGCTGTTATTGAACATACCTGAAGCAATCATGCCGATGACATGCAAATCGCGATCGTCTGCGGTAAATTCTGGGTTAGTGAATATATCAATACCGTTATCTTCACCGTACTGCTTCAGGATTATTGATTGCTGCAATAAATTTTGTGGAATATCTGACTTAGCGTTAGCCCATGCCCACATCCATGTTCCAGAAGAGTGGGACAACGTTCCCAGCACTTGCATAGGGAATGTCGCCTTACCGGCGAACTTAATGGTACCTTTTTCTAGGTCCGTTTCCCAAGATAGGTCTTCCACGATATTGTTAAGCGTATTCTGCTTTTCTAACGCAATGGTGCCGTATCTTTCCAGCAATTCCTGCTGGTTTTTACAGGCTGTTTCATCTTCAAATTGGCATATTTGATATGCGGTTGACTTTTCTCTGTTGCCGAAAAGCTTTCTGAGGAAATTCATTCTGACGTCCGTATAAAATGGTTATGTAAATATTCTAATAATAATCCATTTAGCTGACATCATTTATTCACGCGAGTGGCTTGCACAGGTATTTTTTACTCGTTTCAGGGTATCGATCGCGGTGTTAGACCGGAGGAAAAATACTTTTACTTAATGGATTGATTTTATTTGTTTTTACCACTCTTTCAGGTCACTCACCTTACGACAGTGAGAGCCGCCATTTTTTAGTGACATCTTACTGAATTGGCCCCAACACTAAGTTCTTTTTCACCTTCACTAGTTGCGACCAGAACATCAATTGAATTTTACGCCATAGACATCATCCGTTTTAACTGGCTGAGGGTGTTAACTTCACTGGCTTTTGGGTCGTCATCAAGGGCAAAAATACTTGCTGCCTGATAGCGTTGTTTTAGGCTCTCGATGACGTCTCTATCGGTAATATAGTTTGGCAAAAATATTTTTATGAAATCTTATTTCTATTGTGATGTTTCTAATGTAAATCGTGGGTGACAGGGGGGTTGTGCCTCTCTTGATTAAATTATTTGATTTTTATAGTAATTATATGTGAGGGCGTTATTTTATTTTATTTTTTATGATTGATTGTCTTTTGAAATGGTTAACGTGTGGTTTTTGCAAAATAAATGATTAAAATTTCAACTATATCAAGTCATTATGATCGCTATTATTTAGTTATCCGAAATAACAAGGCTATTTTGGGCGAAATTTGGTTCTGTTGCGTTGTTATATCACGTAAGTACAGTACGTTATTTAAATTGAAACGACTAAAATAGGTTTAAAGTTTTGTTGCGTGATAATAACGGGTATTGATTTGGAGCAGGGATGTTGTAATAAGCCCCATCTATAACACAATACGTTATTCACTTTATTTCAGGCCGATGGAACCAGCCATTATGAGTGATAATTCCTTACCCAGACTGAGTCGTTTTTTCATCATATTCGTCTGCATATTGCAGGGTTTTTTAACCTACATTTCCCACCATAGCAGTAGTGGTTCGCTGCTATTGCAACCGAGCACCTTCTTATATTGGCAAGCGCTACTGCTGGTGTTACCTCTGGTGTTTGCTTTTACTATAGTGAGACTGAAAGATCGGTTTTTA
Above is a window of Limnobaculum parvum DNA encoding:
- a CDS encoding periplasmic heavy metal sensor, whose product is MTLNKTAIAAVFSLAALTGFGGVAMAQNETVPQSGMNSQPVMEHSGMKQGKGHHRSFMANLTPEQQATSQKIFNEFQTKSADLRQKMMSKNYEYKALLTSKPLDEQKVQAVSKEIDELRNVLHQNRVVMDIEMAKAGLPMTGRHMGMGDDMGGKGMHGGRGCR
- a CDS encoding DUF6882 domain-containing protein, with amino-acid sequence MNFLRKLFGNREKSTAYQICQFEDETACKNQQELLERYGTIALEKQNTLNNIVEDLSWETDLEKGTIKFAGKATFPMQVLGTLSHSSGTWMWAWANAKSDIPQNLLQQSIILKQYGEDNGIDIFTNPEFTADDRDLHVIGMIASGMFNNSGYYLADYGRGIMCVTIKSKDIDLDYHNSHLDVISTFPRMIALYDINHRRTLISYLKQKGYQITEDGAQLTAIRNNDETITASFDHLNRLSQLNG